In one Bacillus thuringiensis genomic region, the following are encoded:
- the pyc gene encoding pyruvate carboxylase, producing the protein MTKLQRIQKVLVANRGEIAIRVFRACSELGLKTVAIYSKEDSGSYHRYKADESYLVGEGKKPIDAYLDIEGIIEIAKSNHVDAIHPGYGFLSENIQFAKRCEEEGIIFIGPKSKHLDMFGDKVKARTQAQLAQIPVIPGSDGPVDSLEEVEKFAEKYDYPIIIKASLGGGGRGMRIVRTSEELGESYNRAKSEAKAAFGNDEVYVEKFVEKPKHIEVQILADEEGNVVHLYERDCSVQRRHQKVVEIAPSVSLSDDLRQRICDAAVKLTKNVNYLNAGTVEFLVKDDEFYFIEVNPRVQVEHTITEMITGVDIVQSQILIADGHSLHSKMVGVPKQEEVVVHGFAIQSRVTTEDPLNNFMPDTGKIMAYRSGGGFGVRLDTGNSFQGAVITPYYDSLLVKVTTWALTFEQAAAKMERNLKEFRIRGIKTNIPFLENVVKHKNFLSGEYDTSFIDASPELFLFPKRKDRGTKMLNYIGTVTVNGFPGVGKKEKPIFPDARIPCLKHSEPIQNGTKQILDERGADGLVKWVQDQKRVLLTDTTFRDAHQSLLATRIRTKDLHQIAEPTARMLPNLFSAEMWGGATFDVAYRFLKEDPWERLLDLREKMPNVLFQMLLRSSNAVGYKNYPDNLIQKFVECSAQAGIDVFRIFDSLNWVEGMRVAIDAVRDTGKIAEATMCYTGDIHDPLRSKYDLNYYKNLAKELEASGAHILGIKDMAGLLKPNAAYDLVSALKETVSIPIHLHTHDTSGNGILTYTKAIEAGVDIVDVAVSSMAGQTSQPSANTLYYALGGNERQPDVNIDSLEKLSHYWEDVRKYYAPFESGMNAPHTEVYMHEMPGGQYSNLQQQAKAVGLGDRFDEVKVMYRRVNDMFGDIVKVTPSSKVVGDMALFMVQNHLTEQDVLERGHAMDFPGSVVEMFSGDLGQPYGGFPKELQKIILKGKEPLTVRPGELLEPVDFEALKEELFHKIGREVTIFDVVAYALYPKVFMDYEKVAELYGNVSVLDTPTFFYGMRLGEEIDVEIEQGKTLMVKLVSIGEPQPDGHRVLYLEFNGQPREIIVKDESVKATVAQRVKGNRENPNHISATMPGTVIKVVVKEGDEVKKGDSMAITEAMKMETTVQAPFNGKVKKVYVNDGDAIQTGDLLIELDH; encoded by the coding sequence ATGACAAAGCTGCAACGTATTCAAAAAGTATTGGTAGCTAACCGTGGAGAGATTGCAATTCGTGTGTTTCGAGCTTGTTCGGAACTAGGATTAAAAACAGTTGCAATCTATTCTAAAGAGGATAGTGGTTCTTATCATCGCTATAAAGCCGATGAGTCCTATTTAGTTGGGGAAGGAAAAAAACCAATTGATGCTTATCTAGATATTGAAGGCATTATTGAGATTGCAAAAAGTAATCATGTAGATGCAATCCACCCTGGATATGGTTTCTTGTCAGAAAATATTCAATTCGCGAAACGTTGCGAAGAAGAAGGAATTATCTTTATCGGTCCAAAAAGTAAGCATTTAGATATGTTTGGAGATAAAGTGAAAGCAAGAACACAAGCGCAGCTAGCACAAATTCCAGTTATACCTGGTAGTGATGGTCCAGTAGATTCATTAGAAGAAGTCGAAAAATTTGCTGAAAAGTATGATTACCCGATTATTATTAAAGCGTCCCTTGGTGGTGGCGGTCGTGGTATGCGTATTGTGCGTACTAGTGAGGAATTAGGAGAATCATATAATCGAGCGAAATCAGAAGCGAAAGCAGCCTTTGGTAATGATGAAGTTTACGTCGAAAAATTCGTTGAAAAACCTAAACATATAGAAGTACAAATTTTAGCAGATGAAGAAGGTAATGTTGTTCATTTATACGAGCGTGACTGTTCTGTACAACGTCGTCATCAAAAAGTTGTAGAAATAGCACCGAGTGTATCACTTTCAGATGATTTGCGTCAGCGTATTTGTGATGCTGCTGTGAAGTTAACGAAAAATGTAAACTATTTAAATGCAGGAACAGTAGAATTCCTTGTAAAAGATGATGAGTTTTACTTTATTGAAGTAAATCCACGTGTTCAAGTAGAACATACGATTACAGAAATGATTACAGGAGTAGATATCGTTCAATCACAAATTTTAATAGCTGATGGACATTCATTACATAGCAAAATGGTAGGTGTGCCGAAGCAAGAGGAAGTAGTTGTGCATGGATTTGCAATTCAATCTCGTGTAACAACTGAAGATCCGCTAAATAATTTTATGCCGGATACAGGAAAAATTATGGCGTATCGATCAGGCGGTGGTTTTGGTGTGCGTCTTGATACAGGAAATAGCTTCCAAGGTGCAGTTATTACACCGTACTACGATTCTTTACTTGTAAAAGTTACAACTTGGGCACTTACTTTTGAGCAAGCTGCTGCAAAAATGGAACGTAACTTAAAAGAATTCCGTATTCGTGGTATTAAAACAAATATTCCATTCTTAGAGAATGTAGTAAAACATAAAAACTTCTTATCAGGGGAATATGATACGTCGTTTATTGACGCGTCACCGGAACTGTTCTTGTTCCCGAAACGTAAAGACCGTGGAACAAAAATGTTAAATTATATTGGCACAGTAACAGTAAATGGTTTCCCAGGAGTAGGGAAAAAAGAAAAACCAATATTCCCAGATGCTCGTATTCCATGTTTAAAACATTCAGAGCCAATTCAAAATGGAACGAAACAAATTTTGGACGAGCGTGGAGCAGACGGATTAGTAAAATGGGTACAGGATCAAAAACGTGTACTTTTAACGGATACAACATTCCGTGATGCACACCAGTCATTACTTGCAACTCGTATTCGTACAAAAGATTTACATCAAATTGCGGAGCCAACAGCGAGAATGTTACCGAACCTATTCTCAGCGGAAATGTGGGGCGGTGCAACGTTTGATGTTGCGTATCGTTTCTTAAAAGAAGATCCATGGGAACGATTACTAGATCTTCGTGAAAAAATGCCGAACGTGTTATTCCAAATGTTACTTCGTTCTTCAAACGCAGTTGGATACAAAAACTATCCAGATAATTTAATCCAAAAATTTGTGGAATGTTCTGCTCAAGCTGGCATTGATGTATTCCGTATTTTTGATAGCTTAAACTGGGTGGAAGGCATGAGAGTTGCAATTGATGCTGTACGAGACACTGGTAAAATTGCAGAAGCAACAATGTGCTACACAGGAGATATTCATGATCCACTGCGTAGTAAATATGATTTAAATTACTATAAAAATTTAGCAAAAGAGTTAGAAGCATCAGGAGCTCATATTTTAGGTATTAAAGATATGGCGGGCTTACTAAAACCAAATGCAGCATATGATTTAGTTTCTGCATTAAAAGAGACAGTGTCGATTCCAATTCATCTGCACACGCACGATACGAGTGGAAATGGTATATTAACGTATACGAAGGCAATTGAAGCAGGTGTTGATATCGTCGATGTAGCAGTGAGTTCTATGGCTGGTCAAACGTCACAACCAAGTGCGAACACGCTATACTATGCGTTAGGCGGAAACGAAAGACAACCAGATGTTAATATAGATTCTTTAGAAAAACTATCTCATTATTGGGAAGATGTACGCAAATACTATGCACCGTTTGAAAGTGGTATGAATGCGCCTCATACAGAGGTATATATGCATGAAATGCCGGGTGGGCAGTATAGTAATCTTCAGCAACAAGCGAAAGCGGTTGGTTTAGGAGATCGTTTCGATGAAGTGAAAGTAATGTACCGCCGTGTGAATGACATGTTTGGAGATATTGTAAAAGTAACGCCATCATCAAAAGTTGTTGGTGATATGGCATTATTTATGGTTCAAAACCATCTGACAGAACAGGATGTTTTAGAGCGTGGGCATGCGATGGACTTCCCAGGGTCTGTTGTTGAAATGTTCTCGGGTGATTTAGGTCAACCGTACGGTGGTTTCCCGAAAGAATTACAAAAGATTATTTTAAAAGGAAAAGAGCCATTAACAGTAAGACCAGGTGAATTACTAGAGCCAGTAGACTTTGAAGCGTTAAAAGAAGAATTATTCCATAAAATTGGACGCGAAGTAACGATTTTTGATGTAGTTGCATATGCTTTATATCCAAAAGTATTTATGGACTATGAAAAAGTTGCTGAGCTTTATGGAAATGTATCTGTACTTGATACACCGACGTTCTTCTATGGTATGAGACTAGGTGAAGAAATTGATGTAGAAATTGAACAGGGTAAGACATTGATGGTTAAACTTGTATCAATTGGAGAACCACAGCCGGATGGACACCGTGTTCTTTACTTGGAATTTAACGGTCAACCACGTGAAATTATCGTGAAAGACGAGAGTGTAAAAGCAACAGTTGCACAACGTGTGAAAGGAAATCGTGAGAATCCAAATCATATTAGTGCAACGATGCCAGGAACGGTAATTAAAGTAGTTGTAAAAGAAGGCGATGAAGTGAAAAAAGGCGATTCTATGGCAATTACAGAAGCGATGAAAATGGAAACGACAGTTCAAGCGCCGTTTAATGGTAAAGTGAAAAAAGTATATGTTAACGATGGTGATGCAATTCAAACAGGTGATTTACTTATTGAATTAGATCACTAA
- a CDS encoding FtsW/RodA/SpoVE family cell cycle protein gives MKKVWKSMDYSLLLPLVILCVLGVIMVYSSSSIVAISRHNWPANYFFKKQLITLAIGTVLLVIVASLPYKFWRKRIILSAMGLGSIALLAAALIFGKEINGAKGWILGIQPAEFVKLSIIIILARFFARRQETNTPVFKGSGLTLGFVGMAMFLILKQNDLGTDLLIAATVGIMFLCSGVRINLWIKRIVLTSIVWIPALYFLANYKLSGYQKARFSVFLDPFNDPQNDGFQLVNSFIGIASGGLNGRGLGNSVQKYGYLPEPQTDFIMAIISEELGFIGVAIILICLLLIIIRSFRIAQKCNDPFGSLIAIGIASLIGVQTFVNVGGMSGLIPLTGVPLPFISYGGSSLIANLLAMGILLNIASHVKRQEKQQNGVMKEREQNGPHLVVVK, from the coding sequence ATGAAAAAAGTATGGAAATCAATGGATTATTCATTATTACTTCCTCTTGTTATCTTATGTGTGCTGGGAGTAATAATGGTATATAGTTCTAGTTCCATTGTTGCGATTTCGAGGCATAACTGGCCGGCAAATTACTTTTTTAAAAAACAATTAATAACTTTAGCTATCGGAACGGTATTGTTAGTGATTGTAGCTTCGTTACCTTATAAGTTTTGGAGGAAACGAATAATTTTATCGGCGATGGGGCTAGGGAGTATTGCTTTACTAGCAGCAGCCTTGATTTTTGGTAAGGAAATAAATGGTGCAAAAGGTTGGATATTAGGTATACAGCCCGCTGAATTTGTTAAACTATCGATTATTATTATATTAGCTCGCTTTTTTGCAAGGAGACAAGAGACAAATACACCTGTTTTTAAAGGGTCGGGACTTACACTTGGTTTTGTTGGAATGGCAATGTTTTTAATTTTAAAGCAAAATGATTTAGGTACCGATTTGTTAATTGCAGCAACAGTAGGGATTATGTTTCTTTGTTCAGGAGTACGGATTAATTTATGGATTAAACGAATTGTTTTAACTTCTATAGTATGGATTCCAGCTCTATATTTTTTGGCTAATTATAAATTAAGTGGATACCAAAAGGCACGTTTTTCAGTTTTCCTTGATCCATTCAATGATCCTCAAAATGATGGATTCCAATTAGTAAATTCTTTTATTGGAATTGCTTCAGGAGGGCTTAATGGTAGAGGATTAGGAAATAGTGTGCAAAAATATGGATATTTACCAGAACCGCAAACAGATTTTATTATGGCTATTATATCTGAAGAATTAGGTTTTATTGGTGTAGCTATTATTTTAATTTGCTTGCTACTTATTATTATTCGTTCATTCAGGATTGCTCAAAAATGTAACGATCCTTTTGGAAGTTTAATTGCAATCGGAATTGCAAGTTTAATAGGAGTACAAACTTTTGTTAATGTTGGTGGTATGTCTGGATTAATACCGCTTACGGGAGTACCTTTACCGTTTATTAGTTATGGCGGGAGTTCCTTAATAGCTAATCTACTTGCAATGGGAATACTACTCAATATTGCTAGTCACGTGAAACGACAAGAGAAACAACAGAATGGTGTAATGAAAGAAAGAGAACAAAATGGACCACATCTTGTAGTTGTAAAATAA
- a CDS encoding YlaN family protein: protein MASETVANHQEKALALLQADAEKILRLIKVQMDHLTMPQCPLYEEVLDTQMFGLSREVDFAVRLGLIAEEQGKAMLGELERELSALHEAFTNKQQ from the coding sequence TTGGCGTCTGAGACAGTAGCAAATCATCAGGAAAAGGCACTAGCCCTTCTACAAGCGGATGCAGAGAAGATTTTAAGACTTATTAAGGTGCAAATGGACCATCTTACAATGCCGCAATGTCCATTATATGAAGAAGTGTTAGACACACAAATGTTTGGACTATCCCGCGAGGTCGATTTTGCAGTTCGCCTTGGTCTTATTGCAGAAGAACAAGGGAAAGCAATGTTAGGTGAGCTCGAACGTGAGTTATCTGCACTTCATGAAGCGTTTACAAACAAACAACAATAA
- a CDS encoding PhoH family protein — MDKIYVLDTNVLLQDPLSIFSFETNEVVIPAVVLEEVDSKKRYMDEVGRNARYVSKLIDKFREIGKLHESIPLENGGTFRIELNHRSFVQLQDIFVEKTNDNRILAVAKNLSLEEQEKEDGKSVILVSKDVLVRVKADAIGLKAEDYLSDRVIEVENIYSGFLEGYISKEQLDYFYEKGELPLSEIANHPFYPNQFVVMKDALGGSSSALGIVDHLGKKVKKLIFHNEQVWGIRPRNVQQIMGLELLLREDIPLVTLTGKAGTGKTLLALASGLMQTEDLGLYKKLLVARPIVPVGKDIGYLPGEKEEKLRPWMQPIFDNLEYLFNTKKPGELDAILAGMGSIEVEALTYIRGRSIPDQFIIIDEAQNLTKHEVKTILTRVGEKSKIVLMGDPQQIDHPYLDEYNNGLTYVVEKFKEQRISGHVKFVKGERSNLAQLAADLL, encoded by the coding sequence TTGGATAAAATTTATGTGTTAGATACGAATGTACTTTTGCAGGATCCTTTATCTATTTTTTCATTTGAAACCAATGAAGTAGTGATTCCAGCAGTTGTATTAGAAGAGGTTGATTCGAAAAAACGTTATATGGATGAAGTAGGACGAAACGCTCGTTATGTATCTAAGTTAATAGATAAATTTCGTGAAATAGGAAAGCTGCATGAAAGTATCCCGCTAGAAAACGGCGGAACATTTCGTATTGAATTGAACCATCGTTCATTTGTGCAACTACAAGATATTTTTGTAGAAAAAACAAATGATAATCGAATTTTAGCTGTAGCAAAAAATCTATCTTTAGAAGAACAGGAAAAAGAGGACGGGAAGTCTGTTATTTTAGTAAGTAAAGATGTACTCGTAAGGGTAAAAGCTGATGCAATTGGTTTGAAGGCTGAAGATTATTTAAGTGATCGCGTAATTGAAGTAGAAAATATATATTCTGGCTTTTTAGAAGGATATATATCAAAAGAACAATTGGATTATTTTTATGAGAAAGGTGAATTGCCTCTATCTGAAATTGCGAATCATCCTTTTTACCCAAATCAATTTGTAGTAATGAAAGATGCATTGGGAGGCTCTAGTTCTGCGCTTGGCATTGTGGATCACTTAGGTAAAAAGGTAAAGAAACTTATTTTTCACAATGAACAAGTGTGGGGGATACGACCACGAAACGTGCAGCAAATTATGGGATTAGAATTGTTGCTTCGTGAAGATATTCCGCTTGTAACGTTAACGGGGAAAGCCGGCACAGGAAAAACGTTACTTGCGTTAGCTTCGGGACTTATGCAAACAGAAGACTTAGGATTATATAAAAAATTACTTGTGGCAAGACCAATTGTTCCAGTCGGAAAAGATATCGGTTATTTACCAGGAGAAAAAGAAGAAAAGTTAAGACCATGGATGCAGCCAATTTTTGATAACCTAGAGTATTTATTTAATACGAAAAAGCCAGGAGAGTTAGATGCTATTTTAGCTGGAATGGGTTCGATTGAAGTAGAAGCCCTTACTTATATACGCGGGAGAAGTATTCCAGATCAGTTCATTATCATTGACGAAGCACAAAATTTAACAAAGCATGAAGTGAAAACGATATTAACTAGGGTAGGGGAAAAGAGTAAGATTGTATTGATGGGAGATCCTCAGCAAATTGATCACCCATATTTAGATGAATATAATAATGGCTTAACGTATGTTGTAGAGAAGTTTAAAGAACAGCGTATTAGTGGTCATGTGAAGTTTGTTAAAGGGGAGCGATCTAATTTAGCTCAACTAGCAGCAGATTTATTGTAA
- a CDS encoding pyridoxamine 5'-phosphate oxidase family protein, translated as MANVVEPTLTEDLVQTLRKECIVMIATTDFEKQVPNVSAISWVYAVSKTSIRFAVDQRSRIVENIRHNTGVVLTIMANESVFSISGASEILTDRMEGISLKLTVIEVNVQEVRDVMFYGAKLAIEPTYEKTYEKTYDLRAAKKLDNEVLVGIREL; from the coding sequence ATGGCGAATGTAGTAGAGCCTACCTTAACAGAGGATTTAGTACAAACGTTGCGTAAAGAGTGTATTGTTATGATAGCAACGACAGATTTCGAAAAACAAGTTCCTAACGTAAGTGCTATTTCTTGGGTGTATGCAGTGAGTAAAACTAGTATTCGATTTGCAGTAGATCAACGTTCACGTATTGTGGAAAATATACGTCATAATACAGGTGTGGTATTGACTATAATGGCGAATGAATCCGTATTTTCTATAAGTGGTGCAAGTGAAATTTTGACAGATAGAATGGAAGGTATTTCTCTAAAATTAACTGTAATAGAAGTAAATGTGCAAGAAGTGCGTGATGTTATGTTTTATGGAGCGAAACTTGCAATTGAACCAACATATGAAAAAACATATGAAAAAACATATGATCTTCGGGCAGCGAAAAAGCTGGATAATGAAGTGTTAGTAGGGATAAGAGAATTATAA
- a CDS encoding YlaI family protein, producing MRVKCMICDKKDMLDDENPMAKKLRNRPIHTYMCMECSERIAERTMERHASGNFRLYRDKKIEDDW from the coding sequence ATGAGAGTCAAATGTATGATTTGTGATAAAAAAGATATGTTAGATGATGAAAATCCTATGGCAAAAAAACTGCGTAATCGCCCTATTCATACATATATGTGCATGGAATGTTCGGAACGAATTGCAGAGCGTACAATGGAACGTCATGCAAGTGGTAATTTCCGATTATATCGTGATAAAAAAATCGAAGATGATTGGTAA
- a CDS encoding YlaH-like family protein: protein MLERMSFFAKLCKVDENPELGMWLLYGTIIILSGLVYNLGFARKLSVLKNIVIYISLAIGCTVLTFFAVFLPVGEGLVVAAIVLGIYRLRLRQAKQQKAG from the coding sequence GTGTTAGAAAGGATGTCTTTTTTTGCAAAATTGTGTAAGGTAGATGAAAATCCAGAGTTAGGAATGTGGTTACTTTATGGGACGATTATTATATTAAGTGGTCTCGTTTATAATTTAGGATTTGCTAGAAAGTTGTCTGTACTAAAAAATATTGTGATATACATATCATTAGCAATTGGATGTACAGTATTAACCTTTTTTGCTGTGTTTTTACCTGTTGGAGAAGGACTAGTTGTAGCGGCAATTGTACTTGGAATTTATAGATTGCGTTTGCGTCAAGCGAAACAACAAAAAGCAGGCTGA
- the typA gene encoding translational GTPase TypA, translating to MLKKRQDLRNIAIIAHVDHGKTTLVDQLLRQAGTFRANEHVEERAMDSNDLERERGITILAKNTAIHYEDKRINILDTPGHADFGGEVERIMKMVDGVLLVVDAYEGCMPQTRFVLKKALEQNLTPIVVVNKIDRDFARPDEVVDEVIDLFIELGANEDQLEFPVVFASAMNGTASLDSNPANQEENMKSLFDTIIEHIPAPIDNSEEPLQFQVALLDYNDYVGRIGVGRVFRGTMKVGQQVALMKVDGSVKQFRVTKLFGYMGLKRQEIEEAKAGDLVAVSGMEDINVGETVCPVEHQDALPLLRIDEPTLQMTFLVNNSPFAGREGKYITSRKIEERLRSQLETDVSLRVDNTDSPDAWIVSGRGELHLSILIENMRREGYELQVSKPEVIIKEVDGVRCEPVERVQIDVPEEYTGSIMESMGARKGEMLDMVNNGNGQVRLTFMVPARGLIGYTTEFLTLTRGYGILNHTFDCYQPVHAGQVGGRRQGVLVSLETGKASQYGIMQVEDRGVIFVEPGTEVYAGMIVGEHTRENDLTVNVVKMKQQTNIRSATKDQTSTMKKPRLMTLEESLEYLNDDEFCEVTPESIRLRKKILDKSERERAAKKKKSVEA from the coding sequence ATGTTGAAAAAACGACAAGATTTACGTAATATAGCAATTATTGCCCACGTTGACCATGGTAAAACAACACTTGTTGACCAGTTATTACGTCAAGCGGGGACTTTCCGTGCGAACGAACACGTTGAAGAACGCGCAATGGATTCAAATGATCTAGAAAGAGAACGCGGTATTACAATTTTAGCGAAAAATACAGCGATTCACTATGAAGATAAAAGAATTAACATTTTAGATACACCTGGTCACGCTGACTTCGGTGGAGAAGTAGAACGTATCATGAAAATGGTTGATGGTGTTTTACTTGTTGTTGATGCATATGAAGGTTGTATGCCACAAACACGATTTGTTTTAAAGAAAGCTCTTGAGCAAAACTTAACTCCAATCGTAGTTGTAAACAAAATTGACCGTGACTTCGCTCGTCCAGATGAAGTAGTTGATGAAGTAATCGACTTATTCATTGAGCTTGGTGCAAACGAAGATCAATTAGAGTTCCCAGTTGTATTTGCATCAGCAATGAACGGAACAGCAAGCTTAGATTCAAACCCAGCAAATCAAGAAGAGAATATGAAATCATTATTCGATACAATTATCGAACATATTCCAGCACCAATTGATAACAGCGAAGAGCCACTTCAATTCCAAGTAGCACTTCTTGATTACAACGACTACGTTGGACGTATTGGAGTTGGTCGCGTATTCCGCGGTACAATGAAGGTTGGACAACAAGTTGCTTTAATGAAAGTAGACGGAAGCGTGAAGCAATTCCGCGTAACGAAATTATTCGGTTACATGGGATTAAAACGTCAAGAAATTGAAGAAGCAAAAGCAGGGGACTTAGTAGCCGTTTCTGGTATGGAAGACATTAACGTAGGTGAAACAGTATGTCCAGTTGAACATCAAGATGCGTTACCATTATTACGTATTGATGAGCCAACACTACAAATGACGTTCCTTGTAAATAATAGCCCATTTGCAGGTCGTGAAGGTAAATACATTACATCTCGTAAAATTGAAGAGCGTCTTCGTTCACAATTAGAAACAGATGTAAGTTTACGTGTAGATAATACAGATTCTCCTGATGCGTGGATCGTATCTGGACGTGGGGAACTACATTTATCTATCTTAATTGAAAACATGCGTCGTGAAGGTTATGAATTACAAGTATCTAAGCCAGAAGTAATTATTAAAGAAGTTGATGGCGTAAGATGTGAGCCTGTAGAGCGTGTACAAATCGATGTACCTGAAGAATACACTGGTTCTATTATGGAATCTATGGGTGCACGTAAAGGTGAAATGTTAGATATGGTGAATAACGGAAACGGTCAAGTTCGCCTTACTTTCATGGTTCCAGCACGTGGTTTAATTGGTTACACAACAGAATTCTTAACATTAACTCGTGGTTACGGTATTTTAAACCATACATTCGATTGCTACCAACCAGTACACGCTGGACAAGTTGGTGGACGTCGTCAAGGTGTTCTAGTTTCACTTGAAACAGGAAAAGCATCACAATACGGTATTATGCAAGTTGAAGACCGTGGTGTAATCTTCGTTGAACCAGGTACAGAAGTATATGCTGGTATGATTGTAGGAGAACACACTCGTGAGAACGACTTAACAGTTAACGTTGTGAAAATGAAACAACAAACTAACATTCGTTCTGCGACGAAAGATCAAACTTCAACAATGAAGAAACCACGCCTAATGACTTTAGAAGAATCATTAGAGTACTTAAACGATGACGAGTTCTGTGAAGTAACTCCAGAATCAATTCGTCTACGTAAAAAGATTCTTGATAAGAGTGAGCGCGAAAGAGCTGCTAAGAAAAAGAAATCTGTTGAAGCGTAA
- a CDS encoding DUF5325 family protein → MEHIQYRFLLTAIIGVIFLIGIGIMIAENSPIGIIICIIGTFVTVGYGFVTKRKMRKSQ, encoded by the coding sequence ATGGAACACATTCAATATCGCTTTTTATTAACTGCAATTATCGGTGTTATTTTCTTAATCGGTATCGGCATTATGATTGCTGAAAATAGTCCAATCGGTATTATTATTTGCATTATCGGCACATTTGTTACAGTTGGATACGGTTTTGTAACAAAAAGAAAAATGCGCAAATCACAATAA
- a CDS encoding inositol monophosphatase family protein → MQEVWKDIDAHAKRWIRDAGEHLMASMKKALIIETKSNAADLVTNMDREIEQFLIGKIKETFPNHSILGEEGYGDEITSSDGVVWLIDPIDGTMNFVHQKRNFAISIGIYENGIGKIGLIYDPVHDELYHAVKGSGAFCNDISIPPLKKGTVEEGIVALNAIWLTDNPLLNMESMMALVKKARGTRSYGCAALEMVYVATGRIDAYITPRLSPWDFGGGQIIVEEVGGKVTTFSGAPLSIIEKSSVLVAKPGVYEEVLSFI, encoded by the coding sequence ATGCAAGAAGTATGGAAAGACATTGATGCACACGCCAAACGGTGGATTCGGGATGCAGGAGAGCATTTAATGGCATCAATGAAAAAAGCACTTATTATAGAAACAAAATCAAATGCAGCTGACTTAGTTACAAATATGGACCGAGAGATAGAACAGTTTTTAATTGGGAAAATTAAAGAAACATTCCCGAATCATAGTATTTTAGGAGAAGAGGGTTATGGAGACGAGATAACGTCTTCTGACGGGGTTGTTTGGTTAATTGATCCAATTGACGGCACGATGAACTTTGTTCATCAAAAAAGAAATTTTGCGATTTCAATTGGGATTTATGAGAACGGTATCGGAAAGATTGGACTTATATATGATCCAGTGCATGATGAACTATATCATGCAGTCAAGGGATCTGGAGCTTTTTGTAATGATATATCAATTCCTCCATTGAAAAAAGGAACTGTAGAGGAAGGTATTGTAGCTTTAAATGCGATATGGCTTACAGATAATCCATTGCTTAATATGGAAAGTATGATGGCACTTGTTAAGAAAGCAAGGGGCACAAGATCATATGGCTGTGCAGCGTTAGAGATGGTATACGTTGCAACAGGAAGAATAGATGCATATATAACGCCGAGATTATCACCATGGGATTTTGGCGGAGGACAGATAATTGTAGAAGAAGTTGGAGGTAAGGTGACGACATTCTCTGGAGCGCCACTTTCTATCATAGAGAAGAGCAGTGTGTTAGTTGCAAAACCAGGAGTGTATGAAGAAGTGTTATCGTTTATATGA
- a CDS encoding YktB family protein, with translation MTIQTFKSTDFDVFTVDGLEERMSAIKTNIHPKLEALGEQFAEYLSKQTDENFFYHVAKHARRKVNPPNDTWVAFSTNKRGYKMLPHFQIGLWGTHAFIYFGLIYECPQKVETAHAFLEHLNDLKTNIPNDFVWSIDHTKPSVKLHKTLETEDLQKMIERLATVKKAELLVGIHISPEEFSAMTNEQFLAKIESTMQSLLPLYALCNR, from the coding sequence ATGACAATACAAACATTCAAGTCAACTGATTTTGATGTCTTTACAGTTGATGGTCTCGAAGAACGAATGAGTGCAATTAAAACGAACATTCATCCTAAGCTAGAAGCTTTAGGGGAACAATTTGCAGAATACTTATCCAAACAAACTGATGAGAACTTTTTTTATCATGTTGCAAAACACGCACGCCGCAAAGTCAATCCACCAAACGATACTTGGGTTGCTTTTTCAACAAATAAACGAGGATATAAAATGCTACCGCATTTCCAAATCGGCTTATGGGGTACTCATGCCTTCATATACTTTGGTTTAATCTATGAGTGTCCACAAAAAGTTGAGACGGCTCATGCCTTCTTAGAACATTTAAATGATTTAAAAACAAATATTCCAAATGACTTCGTTTGGTCCATTGACCATACTAAACCAAGTGTGAAATTACATAAAACACTTGAAACCGAAGACTTACAAAAGATGATTGAACGACTAGCTACTGTAAAAAAAGCAGAATTATTAGTTGGTATTCATATATCACCAGAGGAGTTTTCAGCAATGACCAACGAACAATTCCTTGCTAAGATTGAATCTACGATGCAATCACTCCTTCCTTTATATGCACTTTGTAATCGATAG